A portion of the Kazachstania africana CBS 2517 chromosome 2, complete genome genome contains these proteins:
- the ARO1 gene encoding pentafunctional protein ARO1p (similar to Saccharomyces cerevisiae ARO1 (YDR127W); ancestral locus Anc_8.287) yields the protein MVALEIVPILGKNIIHVGYNIEEHMIDTIIGTCKSSTYVVINDSNLTKVPYFQDIVSNLEARLPEGSRLLNYVVKPGEINKTRETKEMIEDYLLSMGCTRDTVIIAIGGGIIGDMIGFVASTFMRGVRVVQIPTSLLAMVDSSIGGKTAVDTPLGKNFIGAFWQPEYVLVDIKWLKTLPRREFINGMAEVIKTACIWNADEFIRLEVNADPFLEIVNNCQSITHKNKITGNIEKICDCKIEDILDHVYRLVLESIKVKAEVVSSDERESSLRNLLNFGHTVGHAYEAILTPQALHGECVSIGIIKEAELSRYLGILSTTQVSRLYKILVAYGLPVSPNEQWFKELTLQKKTPLNVLLDKMSIDKKNDGAKKKCVLLESIGKCYGQSAHVVSDEDLRFVLTDETLVYPFSNVPENQNKTVIPPGSKSISNRALILAALGKGQCKIKNLLHSDDTKHMLNAVSKLKGAEITWEDNGETVVVQGQGGKTLTACEESLFLGNAGTAARFLTSVAALVNSSSTRDHVILTGNARMQQRPIGPLVDSLRANGLQIDYLKNSGSLPIKVHTNSIFKGGRIELAATVSSQYVSSILMCAPYAEQPVTLSLVGGKPISQLYVEMTIKMMEKFGIKVTMSKTEPYTYLIPKGHYINPSEYVIESDASSATYSLAFAAMTGTTVTVPNIGYESLQGDARFARDVLKPMGCKVEQTATSTTVTGPSKGSLKPLKHVDMEPMTDAFLTACVVAAMAHDDDPTSGNITTIEGIANQRVKECNRIEAMASGLAKFGIKTKELPDGIQVYGANSLDALKVPNEPISTYDDHRVAMSFSLLAGIPNLEQKLSEPTSTRILERSCTGKTWPGWWDVLHTTLGAKLDGAEPITNLQTKLNKSLVIIGMRAAGKTTISKWCAAALNYKLVDLDELFEKRHGSIKKFVAEKGWEQFRVEETNIFNEEIENHGDSGYVLCSGGGLVESEGSRIALKNFIADGGYVLHLHRDIEETIVFLQGDPTRPAYVDEVRKVWERREQLYQDCSNYTFFAPHCTTKESFQKLRRAFAKFVSTITGKRPISIPNRRSSFVCLTFQDLNDHIENLTPITYGCDAVEVRVDHLAKLEPDYVIRQLSTLRLATDGLPIIFTLRTRKQGGQFADDSHELLLDLFKLALRAGVEFVDLELSLPTDIQYKILNSKGNTKIIGSHHDFDGVHPWDDSEWENRYNQALSLDVDVIKFVGTAKSFEDNLTLERFRHSHKAKPMIAINMGELGKVSRVLNTILTPITSDLLPNTAAPGQLTIAQINQVYASMGGITAKNFYVVGKPVGHSRSPILHNTGYKVLGLPHKFDKYETDSAEEVKEKIIDAQRGKLGGLAVTIPLKLDIMKYLDEISAPAKVIGAVNTVTPLENGTLKGDNTDWLGITNALLSNGVPDHVSGHAGLVVGAGGTSRAAVYALHRLGCEKIYMINRTTAKLHELKNSFPAEYKIVVIDTVEQAEQVIENVGIAVSCVPGDKHLDDVLLGKLERLLIKGSGSSFPATLLEAAYKPAVTPIMKLAFDKYNWNVVPGVEMLVHQGVAQFQQWTQAKVPFKAIFEAVTRD from the coding sequence AGAGTCGTACAAATTCCAACATCATTATTAGCGATGGTCGATTCGTCAATTGGTGGGAAGACTGCCGTTGATACTCCACTAGGTAAGAACTTTATTGGTGCCTTTTGGCAGCCAGAATATGTCTTAGTCGATATCAAGTGGTTGAAAACTCTTCCAAGGAGGGAATTCATTAACGGTATGGCGGAAGTCATCAAAACAGCATGTATTTGGAATGCCGATGAATTTATAAGACTTGAAGTAAATGCTGACCCATTTTTAGAAATTGTAAACAATTGTCAATCAATTACCCACAAGAATAAAATTACtggaaatattgaaaaaatttgtgATTGTAagattgaagatattttagaCCATGTTTACAGATTGGTCCTGGAAAGTATCAAAGTTAAGGCTGAAGTCGTCTCCTCAGATGAAAGAGAATCAAGTTTgagaaatttattgaattttggacATACCGTTGGCCACGCATATGAAGCAATTTTAACACCTCAAGCACTTCACGGTGAATGTGTTTCAATTGGTATAATTAAAGAAGCTGAGTTGTCTCGTTACTTGGGTATCTTATCAACTACCCAAGTTTCCCGTTTGTACAAAATCTTGGTAGCTTATGGACTTCCAGTTTCACCAAATGAACAGTGGTTCAAAGAACTTactttacaaaagaaaactcCATTAAATGTTCTCTTAGATAAAATGAGTATAGATAAGAAGAATGATGGtgcaaaaaagaaatgtGTTCTATTGGAAAGTATTGGGAAGTGCTATGGTCAATCTGCGCATGTTGTGTCCGATGAAGATTTGAGATTTGTTTTGACTGATGAAACTTTAGTTTATCCTTTCAGCAACGTTCCAGAGAACCAAAATAAAACAGTTATCCCACCAGGCTCTAAGTCTATATCTAATCGTGCTCTTATTCTTGCAGCCTTAGGTAAAGGACAAtgtaaaattaaaaatttattacattCCGATGATACCAAGCACATGTTAAATGCTGTTAGCAAACTAAAGGGTGCTGAAATCACCTGGGAAGATAATGGTGAAACTGTGGTTGTTCAAGGTCAAGGCGGTAAAACACTAACAGCTTGCGAagaatcattatttttgggTAATGCGGGTACAGCAGCTAGATTCCTCACTTCTGTTGCTGCCCTTGTGAACTCCTCCTCAACTAGGGATCATGTCATCTTAACAGGTAATGCCAGAATGCAACAGAGACCAATCGGTCCCTTAGTTGACTCTTTACGTGCTAACGGTTTACAAATCGactatttgaagaattctGGCTCTTTACCTATTAAAGTGCACACAAACTCTATTTTTAAAGGTGGAAGAATCGAACTGGCTGCAACTGTCTCCTCACAATATGTCTCCTCCATTTTAATGTGTGCACCATATGCAGAACAACCTGTTACATTGTCTTTAGTTGGCGGTAAACCAATTTCTCAATTATACGTTGAAATGACCATTAAGATGATGGAAAAGTTCGGTATCAAGGTTACAATGTCTAAAACAGAGCCATATACTTATCTTATTCCGAAGGGACACTACATTAATCCAAGTGAGTATGTCATTGAAAGTGATGCTTCAAGTGCTACATACTCATTAGCCTTTGCTGCAATGACTGGAACCACAGTTACTGTCCCTAACATTGGCTACGAATCTTTACAAGGTGATGCAAGGTTCGCTCGTGATGTTTTGAAACCAATGGGCTGTAAAGTCGAGCAAACTGCGACTTCAACCACCGTTACTGGCCCTTCAAAGGGTTCGTTGAAGCCATTGAAACATGTCGATATGGAGCCTATGACAGATGCCTTTTTAACAGCATGTGTTGTTGCTGCTATGGCGCACGATGATGATCCGACCTCTGGAAACATCACCACTATTGAAGGTATCGCAAACCAACGTGTTAAAGAATGTAACCGAATCGAAGCTATGGCTTCAGGCTTAGCCAAATTTGGCATCAAAACGAAAGAACTACCTGACGGAATCCAAGTCTATGGTGCAAATTCACTCGACGCCTTGAAAGTGCCAAATGAACCAATTTCTACTTATGATGATCATCGTGTTGCCATGAGTTTCTCCTTACTAGCTGGTATTCCTAACCTTGAACAGAAGCTCTCTGAGCCAACAAGTACGAGAATTTTAGAAAGAAGCTGTACAGGTAAGACATGGCCAGGATGGTGGGATGTTTTGCATACAACTTTAGGTGCCAAATTGGATGGTGCTGAACCAATAACTAACCTACAGACAAAACTAAATAAAAGTCTTGTTATCATTGGTATGAGAGCTGCTGGTAAAACAACCATAAGTAAATGGTGTGCTGCTGCTTTAAATTACAAACTAGTTGACTTAGACGAACTGTTCGAAAAAAGACACGGTtcaatcaagaaatttgtAGCAGAAAAAGGTTGGGAGCAGTTCCGTGTTGAAGAAActaatatatttaatgaagagattgaaaatCATGGTGATAGTGGCTATGTCCTTTGTTCTGGTGGCGGTCTCGTGGAAAGTGAAGGCTCTAGGATTgctttgaagaattttataGCTGATGGTGGTTATGTTCTTCATTTACATAGAGATATCGAAGAAACCATTGTTTTCTTACAAGGCGATCCAACTAGGCCAGCATACGTTGACGAGGTAAGAAAAGTATGGGAAAGAAGAGAACAATTGTACCAAGACTGCTCTAATTACACCTTCTTCGCTCCACATTGTACTACAAaagaatcttttcaaaagcttAGAAGGGCATTTGCTAAGTTCGTTAGCACAATCACTGGAAAGAGGCCAATCAGTATTCCTAACAGGAGGTCAAGTTTCGTATGCTTAACATTCCAAGATTTGAATGACCATATCGAAAACCTAACGCCTATTACTTACGGGTGTGACGCTGTTGAAGTAAGAGTGGATCATCTTGCAAAACTTGAACCAGATTATGTCATCAGACAATTATCAACACTTCGTTTAGCTACTGATGGTTTGCCGATAATTTTCACCTTAAGAACAAGGAAGCAAGGTGGACAATTTGCCGACGATTCTCAcgaattattattagatcTGTTCAAACTAGCCCTACGTGCAGGTGTTGAATTTGTAGATTTGGAATTATCTTTACCTACTGATATTCAGTACAAGATACTAAACAGTAAGGGAAATACTAAGATTATTGGATCCCATCATGATTTCGATGGGGTTCACCCATGGGACGATTCTGAATGGGAAAACAGATACAACCAAGCTCTATCACTAGACGTTGATGttattaaatttgttgGTACAGCCAAgtcttttgaagataacTTGACTTTGGAAAGATTTAGACATTCCCACAAAGCTAAGCCAATGATTGCTATTAATATGGGTGAACTTGGTAAGGTTTCACGTGTTTTGAATACAATCTTAACACCAATAACATCTGATCTTTTACCCAACACCGCTGCCCCAGGTCAATTAACGATAGCTCAAATCAACCAAGTATATGCAAGTATGGGAGGAATCACAGCCAAGAACTTCTACGTTGTTGGTAAACCGGTCGGCCACTCCAGGTCACCAATTTTGCATAACACAGGTTACAAAGTTTTGGGACTTCCacataaatttgataaatacGAAACAGACTCTGCAGAAGAAGTTAAGGAGAAGATCATCGATGCCCAAAGGGGTAAACTTGGTGGTTTAGCTGTGACGATTCCTTTGAAATTAGACATCATGAAGTATCtagatgaaatttcagCTCCTGCCAAGGTTATCGGAGCCGTCAACACGGTTACGCCTCTTGAAAATGGTACATTGAAGGGTGACAATACTGATTGGTTAGGTATCACAAATGCACTATTATCTAATGGTGTGCCTGATCATGTCTCTGGCCATGCTGGTCTCGTTGTTGGTGCCGGTGGTACTTCTAGAGCTGCTGTCTATGCCTTACATCGACTTGGGTGTGAAAAGATCTATATGATAAACAGAACAACAGCTAAACTtcatgaattgaaaaactcATTCCCAGCCGAATATAAGATTGTAGTCATCGATACAGTTGAACAAGCTGAACAAGTCATCGAAAACGTTGGCATTGCCGTCAGTTGTGTCCCTGGCGACAAGCACTTGGATGATGTTTTATTAGGTAAGTTAGAAAGACTATTAATCAAGGGATCAGGTTCTTCCTTCCCAGCTACTTTATTGGAAGCTGCTTACAAACCAGCGGTCACCCCAATTATGAAGTTAGCCTTCGATAAGTACAACTGGAACGTCGTTCCTGGTGTTGAAATGCTTGTCCATCAAGGTGTCGCACAATTCCAGCAATGGACTCAAGCAAAGGTTCCCTTCAAAGCCATCTTCGAAGCTGTCACAAGAGATTAG
- the ERG27 gene encoding 3-keto-steroid reductase (similar to Saccharomyces cerevisiae ERG27 (YLR100W); ancestral locus Anc_8.289), with amino-acid sequence MSQWKVAVITGTNSNLGLNIAYRLIEREDPKNRLTIVVTSRTLPRVREVISLIKSHIKKIDRPGVIDFDYLLVDFTNMVSVLNAYYDLKNTYSAIHYFFVNAAQGVYDGIDWVGATKEVLNSPLAAVTYPEYKIQRVGVTSKDGMGLVFQANVFGPYYLLQKILPLLMEGKATIVWVSSLMSAPKYLSLQDIELLKTNASYEGSKRLVDLLHMATFKEMNSKGVRQYVVQPGIFLSHSFYKYLNFFTFYGMLFLFYLARLLGSQWHNIDGYKAANAPVYVATLANPQFEHQNSKYGSAVSFDGIEYIERTDIDPTGCNDVLSYIKSKEKEWDEKLKDQIKRTRIPI; translated from the exons ATGTCTCAATGGAAGGTAGCAGTAATTACAGGTACTAATAG CAACCTTGGGTTGAATATTGCTTACAGGCTAATCGAAAGGGAGGATCCCAAGAATCGACTAACAATTGTAGTCACTTCTCGCACATTACCTCGCGTAAGAGAAGTAATTAGTCTCATTAAATCTCacatcaaaaaaattgatcgTCCTGGTGTGATTGATTTCGATTATTTATTGGTTGATTTCACCAATATGGTAAGTGTTCTGAATGCATACtatgatttgaaaaatacgTACAGTGctattcattattttttcgtAAATGCTGCTCAAGGTGTCTACGATGGTATTGACTGGGTCGGTGCGACAAAAGAAGTATTGAATAGTCCCTTAGCTGCGGTTACATATCCTGaatataaaattcaaagagtTGGAGTTACTTCTAAAGATGGGATGGGCCTTGTATTTCAAGCTAATGTGTTTGGGCCTTATTACTTActccaaaaaatattgcCTTTACTTATGGAGGGCAAAGCCACGATAGTTTGGGTCTCAAGTTTAATGTCAGCCCCCAAATATTTATCACTCCAAGATATAGAATTGTTAAAGACAAATGCATCATATGAAGGTTCGAAGAGACTGGTGGATTTGCTACATATGGcaactttcaaagaaatgaattcaaaggGGGTCAGACAGTACGTAGTACAACCTGGTATTTTTTTAAGTCATTCATTctacaaatatttgaatttcttcacGTTTTATGGTATgctctttctcttttacTTGGCGAGATTACTGGGTTCACAATGGCATAATATCGATGGTTACAAAGCTGCGAATGCTCCTGTCTACGTCGCCACATTAGCTAATCCACAGTTTGAACATCAAAACAGTAAATACGGCTCCGCAGTTTCATTTGATggaattgaatatattgagAGGACGGATATAGACCCAACTGGCTGTAATGATGTCTTAAGTTAtataaaatcaaaagagaaagaatgGGATGAGAAGCTGAAAGatcaaatcaaaagaaCTAGGATACCAATCTGA
- the SAC6 gene encoding fimbrin (similar to Saccharomyces cerevisiae SAC6 (YDR129C); ancestral locus Anc_8.290), with translation MNIVKLQRKFPILTQEDLFSTIEKFREIDIEDKGWVDKQTALDSASKTSNVPYDIARETLKHVSVDASGRVELDDYVELISKIKESDTKGPSMAASSMPKTSFNVAGGNTEMVTSEAQESGLQHRGVGSRAKIIVGGSTTGTTHTINEEERTEFTKHINTVLSGDVDIGHLLPFPTDTFQLFDECRDGLVLSKLINDSVPDTIDTRVLNKPKNGKNLNNFQASENANIVINSAKAIGCVVVNVHSEDIIEGKEHLILGLIWQIIRRGLLSKIDIKLHPELYRLLEDDETLEQFLRLPPEQILLRWFNYHLKQANWNRRVSNFSQDVSDGENYTILLNQLAPDLCSKAPLQTSDLMNRAEQILQNADKLGCRKYLTPGALVKGNPKLNLAFVAHLFNTHPGLEPVEEEERPEIEEFDAEGEREARVFTLWLNSLDVDPPIVSLFEDLKDGLVLMQAYEKVMPGVVDKKHVNKKSNPDVELSRFKALENTNYAVELGKANGFSLVGIEGSDILDGNKLLTLGLVWQLMRRNINNTMKTLSTSGKDISDAQMLKWAQDQAAKGGKPSTIRSFKDPQLSNAHFLLDVLNGIAPGYVNYELVTTTNTPEDNYANARLAISIARKLGALIWLVPEDINEVRSRLILTFIASLMSLNK, from the coding sequence ATGAATATTGTTAAAttgcaaagaaaattcCCCATTTTAACCCAAGAAGACCTTTTCTCGACCATTGAGAAGTTCAGAGAAATcgatattgaagataaagGTTGGGTCGACAAACAAACCGCGCTTGATAGCGCTTCTAAAACTAGTAATGTGCCTTACGACATTGCTAGAGAAACCTTAAAACATGTCTCTGTTGATGCCTCGGGCCGTGTCGAACTAGATGATTACGTCGAATTAATTTCCAAGATTAAAGAGTCTGATACAAAGGGTCCAAGTATGGCTGCATCTTCTATGCCAAAAACTAGTTTCAATGTAGCCGGAGGAAACACGGAAATGGTTACCAGTGAAGCTCAAGAGTCTGGCCTACAGCACAGAGGTGTTGGCTCAAGGGCTAAGATCATTGTTGGTGGTTCAACTACTGGTACAACACATACTATCAATGAGGAAGAAAGAACAGAATTTACAAAGCATATTAACACTGTATTAAGTGGCGATGTAGATATTGGCCATTTGTTACCGTTCCCAACTGatacttttcaattattcGATGAATGTAGGGATGGTTTAGTTTTATCAAAGTTGATAAATGACTCTGTGCCTGATACTATCGATACTAGAGTTTTAAATAAACCCAAGAACgggaaaaatttgaataattttcaagCCAGTGAAAATGCCAATATCGTCATCAATTCAGCTAAGGCAATTGGCTGTGTTGTCGTTAATGTCCATTCAGAAGATATTATCGAAGGTAAAGAACATTTAATCCTTGGTTTAATTTGGCAAATCATCAGAAGAGGTCTTTTGagtaaaattgatattaagTTACATCCAGAATTATACCGTCTGCTAGAAGATGACGAGACCTTAGAACAATTCCTAAGACTACCTCCTGAACAAATCTTACTACGTTGGTTTAATTACCATCTAAAGCAAGCAAACTGGAACAGAAGAGTATCAAACTTCTCCCAAGATGTTTCTGACGGTGAAAACTACACTATTTTGTTAAACCAATTAGCACCAGATTTATGTTCTAAAGCACCATTACAAACCTCCGACTTGATGAATAGAGCTGAACAAATTCTACAGAACGCTGATAAATTGGGTTGCAGAAAGTATTTAACCCCAGGTGCCTTGGTTAAAGGTAATCCAAAATTAAACTTGGCTTTTGTTGCACATTTGTTCAATACACATCCTGGTTTGGAACCAgtggaagaagaggaaagGCCTGagattgaagaatttgatgcTGAAGGTGAAAGAGAAGCCAGAGTATTCACCTTGTGGTTAAATTCATTGGACGTTGATCCACCAATTGTCTCATTgtttgaagatttgaagGACGGTTTAGTCTTAATGCAAGCATACGAAAAAGTTATGCCAGGTGTCGTTGATAAAAAGCAtgttaataaaaaaagtaatCCAGATGTTGAGTTATCCAGATTTAAGGCCTTAGAAAATACAAACTATGCTGTTGAACTTGGTAAAGCAAATGGATTCTCTTTGGTTGGTATTGAGGGTTCAGACATACTCGATggtaataaattattaacTTTAGGTTTAGTATGGCAATTAATGCGtagaaatatcaataatacTATGAAGACACTATCAACCAGCGGGAAGGATATCTCAGATGCTCAAATGCTCAAATGGGCTCAAGACCAAGCTGCTAAAGGTGGCAAACCTTCGACCATCCGTTCCTTCAAAGATCCACAGCTATCTAATGCTCACTTCCTATTAGATGTCTTAAATGGTATTGCGCCAGGTTATGTTAACTACGAGTTAGTTACAACAACGAACACTCCTGAAGATAATTATGCCAACGCAAGATTGGCCATTTCTATCGCAAGAAAGTTAGGTGCTTTAATATGGTTAGTTCCTGAAGATATAAATGAAGTCCGTTCAAGATTAATTCTAACGTTTATTGCTTCATTGATGTCACTAAATAAGTAG
- the APC9 gene encoding anaphase promoting complex subunit 9 (similar to Saccharomyces cerevisiae APC9 (YLR102C); ancestral locus Anc_8.291): MAAGNGSNYKARLKKTSSLFELPPFSVSWTSSRSKKGEDGNISSLLTTPLRRPRRGPVRNSRVEQEEKMPEKSVPTQYDIDTNGFGLDNPNEANIAYDYSPFSDKKSLCKTRIENYLFNERSLHVLTFHKHFHTNLGDSESFRPDIHWDCGNDDDEAENGSILIDYPESFNFEIGDPKNRHKEVLKFLNYSNLFNEYSYSEKRTRHRDLLKEHEELIALRRELKENPIKSLGSLEEKCHYIYKKDQLSKRKKRL, from the coding sequence ATGGCTGCTGGTAATGGTAGTAACTACAAGGCACGATTAAAGAAAACTAGTTCGCTATTTGAATTACCGCCGTTTTCTGTGTCGTGGACTTCATCAAGATCGAAAAAGGGCGAAGATGGGAATATATCGAGCCTGCTTACTACTCCATTACGAAGACCCAGAAGGGGGCCAGTTAGAAACTCTAGAGtggaacaagaagaaaagatgcCAGAAAAATCAGTCCCAACTCAGTATGATATAGATACGAATGGCTTTGGATTAGATAACCCTAATGAAGCTAATATTGCATATGATTATTCTCCTTTCAGTGACAAGAAGTCTTTATGTAAGACCAGAATTGAGAATTATCTcttcaatgaaagaagTTTGCATGTCCTCACATTTCATAAACATTTCCACACTAATCTAGGAGATAGTGAATCGTTTAGGCCAGATATTCACTGGGACTGCGGtaacgatgatgatgaggCAGAAAATGGTAGCATTTTAATAGATTATCCCGAATCGTTCAATTTTGAGATAGGCGACCCCAAAAACAGACATAAGGAGGTACTTaagtttttgaattattccaatttattcaatgaatatAGTTACTCAGAGAAGCGTACGAGACACAGAGATTTATTAAAAGAACATGAAGAGTTGATTGCCCTGCGGAGAGAGCTTAAAGAAAACCCTATTAAATCATTGGGATCActggaagaaaaatgtcattatatttataagAAAGATCAATTATCAAAACGAAAAAAGAGACTCTGA
- the CDC45 gene encoding DNA replication initiation factor CDC45 (similar to Saccharomyces cerevisiae CDC45 (YLR103C); ancestral locus Anc_8.292) — MYYSLSQYKQAFNEIIKNSSSPTSCKLVIFVSCLNIDALCATKLLSYTFKKQLVQLQIIPIFGYSELKLHYSKLDDNINSVILVGFGGFIDVETFLDIEGQEREIKRTIYVLDGHRPWNLDNLFGSDIVKCFDDGTVEDSLDDEKSAYFKLLELEGEADQDSQDDGSYDTEDSVTDEDERDQDDDDDTDDEESNDDKRKRSHPVDSRKKIIKQRKKMMHQYENTIQEYYSQGTTVVNSISSQVYSLLSSIGETNLDGLWLTILGVTSLDNTYSSVYNRLFPLLQDEVKRLSPSSNSTTVANGTNPITPDALSLEVQPDYYLFLLRHSSLYDSFYYSNFVNAKLSLWNENGKKRLHKMFARMGISLTTAHEHWIYMDHSIKRELGLIFERNLDRYGLQDIVRDGFVRTFGYRGSISASEFVEAITSLLEVGSSIDSITKTHSVASKDPNNNDTEDTETEQSNIVKLMEQNRKQWISNFWLSWDALDDNKIEYLQKGLKHAQFLQKAVFNTGVAILEKRLIKHLRIYRLCVLQDGPDLSLYQNPLTLLRLGNWLIECCAESEDKQLLPMVLASLSEATDTYLVAGLSPRYPRGLDMTKTKKPILNNFAMAFQQITAQTGAKVKIDNFESAIIEIRKDDLSPFLEKLTLSGLV, encoded by the coding sequence ATGTATTACAGTTTAAGCCAATATAAGCAAGCGTTTAATGAGATTATCAAGAATTCTTCAAGTCCTACGTCGTGTAAGTTGGTGATATTTGTATCCTGTCTGAATATCGATGCATTATGTGCAACAAAGTTGCTATCATACACTTTCAAGAAACAGTTGGTTCAATTGCAAATTATTCCAATCTTTGGTTACTCTGAATTGAAGTTACATTATAGCAAGTTGGACGACAACATAAATTCCGTTATTCTAGTCGGATTTGGTGGGTTTATTGATGTTGAAACATTCCTCGATATAGAAGGACAGGAACGAGAAATCAAGAGAACCATATACGTGCTCGATGGTCATAGACCATGGAATTTAGATAACTTATTTGGATCAGATATTGTCAAGTGTTTCGACGATGGTACCGTCGAGGATTCACTGGATGACGAGAAAAGTGCATActtcaaattattagaGCTTGAGGGAGAAGCAGATCAAGATAGTCAAGATGATGGCTCGTATGATACTGAAGATAGTGTTACGGATGAGGATGAGAGAGACcaagatgatgacgatgacaCCGATGATGAGGAAAGCAACGATGATAAAAGGAAAAGGTCACATCCAGTTGATTCtagaaagaaaatcatCAAGCAAAGGAAAAAGATGATGCATCAGTATGAAAATAcaattcaagaatattaCTCACAAGGTACTACAGTCGTAAACTCTATCTCTTCCCAGGTATACTCGTTATTGTCATCGATCGGTGAAACAAATTTGGATGGTTTATGGTTGACAATTCTCGGTGTTACGTCACTAGATAATACATATTCATCTGTTTACAATAGATTATTCCCTCTACTGCAAGACGAGGTAAAAAGATTGTCACCGAGCAGTAATAGTACCACAGTTGCCAATGGGACTAACCCAATTACACCAGACGCTCTTTCATTGGAGGTGCAGCCGGATTATTACCTATTTCTCTTGAGGCATTCCTCATTATACGATAGTTTTTACTATTCCAATTTTGTTAACGCCAAATTGTCTCTATggaatgaaaatggtaagaAGAGGCTTCACAAAATGTTCGCCAGAATGGGTATTTCTCTAACAACGGCGCATGAGCATTGGATCTATATGGACCATTCAATTAAGAGAGAATTGGGGCTGATTTTTGAGAGAAATCTGGATAGGTACGGTCTTCAAGATATTGTCAGGGATGGATTTGTAAGAACGTTTGGTTACAGGGGTTCAATTAGTGCAAGTGAGTTTGTTGAAGCTATCACTTCTTTATTAGAAGTTGGAAGCTCCATAGACTCCATAACAAAAACTCATAGTGTTGCAAGTAAGGACCCAAACAACAATGATACGGAGGATACGGAAACGGAACAATCCAATATTGTCAAACTAATGGAACAAAACAGAAAACAATGGATATCTAATTTCTGGCTAAGTTGGGATGCATTGGATGAcaacaaaattgaatacTTACAAAAAGGTTTAAAACATGCAcaatttttacaaaaggCAGTTTTCAATACGGGTGTCgcaattcttgaaaagaggCTCATTAAACATCTGAGGATTTACAGACTATGTGTCTTGCAAGATGGTCCAGATTTATCCTTGTATCAGAACCCTTTGACTTTATTACGACTAGGTAACTGGCTAATCGAATGCTGTGCGGAATCAGAGGATAAGCAGTTACTGCCCATGGTCCTTGCGTCTTTGAGTGAGGCCACCGACACTTACCTAGTAGCAGGGCTTTCACCAAGATATCCTAGAGGTCTTGATATGACAAAGACTAAAAAaccaattttaaataattttgccATGGCTTTCCAACAAATTACTGCGCAAACAGGTGCTAAAGTCAAGATTGACAACTTTGAGAGTGCCATAATAGAAATTAGGAAGGATGATTTGTCACCTTTCCTAGAGAAACTGACATTAAGCGGTCTGGTCTGA
- the LCL2 gene encoding Lcl2p (similar to Saccharomyces cerevisiae YLR104W; ancestral locus Anc_8.293), translated as MLHITFTVCVFLHVLAVHGFIFNFNQNQHQQQQAQESFEDRVLNNNCPDYLCPDTLECVKSAIDCPCPYPKSQLKCILPHQDNYICISKPAIHDVKINAIYDDPVRGPKAHNKGLRDCGWVNDVFQGNM; from the coding sequence ATGCTGCATATCACATTTACCGTTTGTGTGTTCTTACATGTCCTAGCCGTACACGgtttcatctttaatttcaacCAAAATCAGCATCAGCAACAGCAGGCACAAGAATCTTTCGAAGATAGAGTGCTGAACAATAATTGTCCTGATTATCTTTGCCCTGATACTTTAGAATGTGTAAAATCTGCCATAGATTGTCCATGCCCTTATCCAAAATCGCAATTAAAATGTATCCTACCTCATCAAGATAATTATATTTGTATCTCAAAACCTGCTATACACGATGTAAAGATAAATGCCATTTATGACGATCCAGTACGGGGACCAAAGGCCCACAACAAAGGACTAAGAGATTGTGGGTGGGTGAATGATGTATTTCAAGGTAATATGTAA